The Triticum urartu cultivar G1812 unplaced genomic scaffold, Tu2.1 TuUngrouped_contig_6689, whole genome shotgun sequence genome includes a region encoding these proteins:
- the LOC125530969 gene encoding KH domain-containing protein At4g18375 — MKPSGKRTSQHRDHDREDRDQKRRPSHTQETSGTDELVVYRILCPDKVIGSVIGKGGKVINSIRQQTNAKVKIVDPYPGADKRVILVYCYVKHRDVMISDIDAAADDDREPVCAAQSALLKVHDAIVDALAITSDSDDKEANILVPASQAASVIGKSGSVIKRLRSVSKSFIKVKPKDPSDVTHSCAMSFDNFVQITGDARAVKKALFAVSTIIYKCPSKENISLETSIDELPPTIILPSELPVYPASSLYSVSDASVSSGHPSLSILGARSRGSHVPEFTVPTDAHGGLPIYQSMVPAIPTYNTPKCSGELLVRVVCPGDKIGLVIGKGGMTIKNIRKESGASVDVDDAKNDKEESIITISSTEATNDVKSAAVEAVLLLQAKINDETEDRMHLRLLVPGNVIGCLIGKGGSIINDMRNKSKAIIHISKGTKPRKASSNDELVEVFGEVDKLRDALVQIVLRLREEVLKDSVGRQNSGKDGKLTVATTEPVYSSSFPMPALLPYSQQITPLRHEQRGEAERGSNVFPRSSLYHGYSPRQAVDDGFGVRSSYTSKPYGRRVPDMEMFIPSSGLSKVMGKHGTNLDNIRKISGADIEIIESKSSRHEHVANIFGTPEQRQSAENLIKAFIMST, encoded by the exons ATGAAGCCTTCTGGTAAGCGTACCAGCCAACACAGGGATCATGACAGAGAAGACAGGGATCAAAAGCGGAGGCCGTCTCACACTCAGGAAACCTCCGGTACGGACGAATTGGTTGTTTACCGGATACTTTGTCCAGACAAAGTGATTGGTAGTGTAATTGGCAAGGGTGGCAAGGTGATAAATTCCATCCGGCAACAGACGAATGCCAAAGTCAAGATTGTCGACCCATACCCTGGTGCTGACAAAAGGGTTATTTTGGTATATTGTTATGTCAAGCATAGAGACGTCATGATTAGCGACATAGATGCTGCTGCTGATGATGATAGGGAGCCTGTTTGCGCAGCACAAAGTGCATTACTCAAGGTGCATGATGCAATTGTTGATGCTCTGGCAATCACTAGTGACTCTGATGATAAAGAAGCCAACATTCTTGTACCAGCTAGTCAAGCTGCAAGTGTTATTGGAAAATCTGGTTCTGTCATCAAGAGGCTTCGCTCAGTTTCAAAATCATTCATTAAAGTTAAACCAAAAGATCCAAGTGATGTTACACACTCATGTGCTATGAGTTTTGATAATTTCGTTCAG ATAACTGGGGACGCTAGAGCTGTCAAGAAGGCATTGTTTGCAGTATCAACAATTATCTACAAATGTCCATCAAAAGAGAACATTTCTCTTGAAACATCTATTGACGAACTTCCTCCAACCATTATACTTCCTTCAGAGCTTCCAGTTTATCCGGCTAGCAGCTTATACTCAGTGTCAGATGCTTCTGTGTCATCTGGGCATCCAAGTCTGTCTATCTTAGGGGCAAGAAGTCGTGGTTCTCATGTTCCTGAATTTACTGTACCCACTGATGCCCATGGTGGATTGCCCATTTATCAGTCTATGGTCCCAGCTATTCCTACTTATAACACCCCCAAATGTTCAGGAGAGCTATTGGTGCGTGTTGTATGCCCTGGTGACAAGATTGGGTTAGTTATTGGTAAAGGTGGGATGACCATAAAGAATATAAGGAAAGAAAGTGGTGCAAGCGTAGATGTTGATGACGCAAAGAATGACAAGGAGGAAAGCATAATCACCATTTCGTCAACTGAG GCCACCAATGATGTTAAGTCTGCAGCAGTGGAAGCTGTTCTTCTGCTTCAAGCAAAGATCAACGATGAAACTGAAGATAGAATGCATCTCCGCCTTCTTGTTCCGGGTAATGTCATTGGCTGCCTTATCGGCAAGGGTGGTTCAATCATTAATGATATGCGGAATAAGTCTAAGGCAATTATCCACATATCCAAGGGTACTAAGCCCCGGAAGGCATCTTCCAATGATGAGCTTGTCGAG GTGTTCGGGGAAGTGGACAAACTGCGTGATGCTCTTGTTCAGATCGTTCTAAGGCTCCGGGAAGAAGTTCTGAAGGACAGTGTGGGGAGGCAAAATTCTGGCAAGGATGGGAAGCTAACTGTTGCCACCACTGAACCCGTGTATTCAAGCAGCTTTCCGATGCCAGCATTATTACCTTACAGTCAACAAATCACCCCATTGCGCCATGAACAAAGGGGTGAAGCTGAGCGTGGTTCGAATGTATTTCCTCGTAGCAGCTTGTATCATGGATACAGCCCCAGGCAG GCTGTAGATGATGGATTTGGAGTACGCTCCTCATACACTTCAAAGCCTTATGGAAG ACGCGTCCCGGATATGGAAATGTTTATTCCTTCTAGCGGCCTTTCAAAAGTAATGGGGAAGCATGGTACAAACTTGGACAACATTAGAAAG ATTTCTGGAGCTGACATTGAAATTATTGAATCAAAATCATCTCGTCATGAGCATGTTGCTAACATATTTGGCACCCCGGAGCAGAGGCAGTCGGCAGAGAATTTGATCAAAGCTTTCATAATGTCTACTTAA